One Lycium barbarum isolate Lr01 chromosome 5, ASM1917538v2, whole genome shotgun sequence genomic window carries:
- the LOC132640309 gene encoding membrane protein PM19L-like, with protein MARTVARSIAAPLLFLNLLMYLIVLGFASWCLNRYINGQTNHPSFGGNGATMFFLVFAILASVLGIISKLMGANHLRAWRNDSLAAAGSSATVAWAVTALAFGLACKEINIGGWRGWRLRVLEGFTIVLAFTQLLYLLMLHAGMFSSRYGPGYRETDQYGGAAGGHPVGEKGVGIPTSTTAV; from the exons atggCTAGGACGGTGGCAAGGAGTATTGCAGCTCCATTACTGTTTCTTAACTTACTAATGTATTTAATAGTATTGGGTTTTGCTAGTTGGTGTCTCAACAGGTACATTAATGGCCAAACAAATCATCCTA GTTTTGGTGGAAATGGAGCGACAATGTTCTTCCTAGTATTCGCGATACTGGCGTCTGTTTTGGGAATAATATCAAAGCTTATGGGTGCAAATCATCTAAGGGCATGGAGAAACGATAGTCTTGCTGCTGCTGGTTCCTCAGCTACTGTTGCTTGGGCTGTCACTGCACTAGCTTTTGG GTTGGCATGCAAGGAGATAAATATAGGAGGGTGGAGAGGATGGAGGCTTCGAGTACTTGAAGGATTCACTATAGTTTTAGCATTTACTCAACTTCTCTATCTCCTCATGCTTCATGCCGGAATGTTCAGCAGCCGCTACGGTCCCGGCTACCGTGAAACTGATCAATATGGTGGCGCGGCCGGTGGACATCCGGTCGGAGAGAAGGGTGTAGGCATACCTACAAGTACAACAGCGGTGTAA